Below is a genomic region from Desulfobotulus pelophilus.
GCTGAAGTGTGAAATGGTCAGCAGGATAACCGCGAGACATGGTTCACCTTCCATTGACGGATGTCCATAGGGTCTGCCTTTTCTGTGGCCCCATCCCCGGTGGTATGGGAGAGTACCCCGAAGCAGGATGCAGAGACTTTGTTTTTTATAACAGAAATGGAAAGAAATTTCTGATAAAGTAGCATGGAAACACAGCTTCTCGGGCTGCACGGTGTCCTTCATATTCATTGCTGATGAACAGTCAGGTGCATTGGGTCAGGGTGTTTTTCAGGACGTGTTTTGAAAGATGGCCTTTTGCAGACGTACAAGATAAAACGGTTCCTCCGGACTCGGGGAGTGAGCAGATGATGGGGTCTGCCCCTGCTTTGGGAGGATTCTGGTTTGTCATCTTCTGTTGAAACCATGACCGGCGTCACCGGACTCCCGTATCCCGGATGCTTTTGTGCCTCCATGAAAGGCTTGATGGATAATGGGCTGTAACGATTCATGGAGGGTACAGAATCCATCATCGGTCAGCCGTTCCATATCATTCTGCAAAGAGGGCATACTTTTATGGACGGGGTAGGGCGTTTTTCTCACGAAAGGGGGAAACAGGTGGCCTTTTTTTTTAACAGGTTCCAAAAAAGGAAGGGAAAAGAGGATGTCCTGTTCTCATATTCTGCACCTGCATTATGTGCTGCGGTCCATAGGAGGATTGCTCAAAAAAAAATGGTAGAGTGCAATATCCTAATTGTAGTTTGGAATGATTGAATTTCTGCTGATGGGTCTGATGCTTGATACAGTGGAGGCATGTGTATGCACAGGAATACGGGGCGGAGTATTTTTTCCAGTAGTTTGGGCTGTCTGATTTTGTGGATCTGTTTCCTCTTGCCATCCATGGTTGGGGCAGCCAGCACTCGGCTGATTGTGGAACTGGAAGAAACACCCCTTGTCTGGCGGAACGACCAGAATTCCAGTTTTATGGCAAAGGAACGGCTGGATTTTCAGCAGGCAGAAACCCGGAGGCACCTGTCTGCCATGGAAGCCCGCCAGGATAAGGTTTTGAGCAGTATGAGAACGGCCGTATCCGGGCTGAGGCTGGCAGTTTTCCGGGATGAGGAAAACCGTATGCGGGAGCATCGGTACAGTATTGTTTTTAACGGTTTTACCGTAGAAACCAATGGGGAAGATACGGATAGCCTTATGGAAAGGCTGAAAGGAGTACCGGGCGTGAAAGCCGTTTATCCGGTACAATCCTACTCTCCTTCCATGTATAAAAGTCTGGATCTTATTCATGCCCCTGTCCTTTGGGAACACCCGGTCATTGGAGGTAAATGGAAGGCTGGCAGGGGTATCCGGGTTGCCAGCATGGATGGCGGTGTTCATAAAAATGCCCCCATGTTTGATCCGGCAGGTTTTTCTTATCCGGCAGGTTATCCCCGTGGCGGGTTGGGATTGAAGGCAAACAACAATGGAAAAATTATTGCGTCAAGGGTTTATTACCGGCCTGGAGATCCCCCTGCTGCCGGGGATATGGAGCCATGGCCCGGTCCTGAAGGTGATTCCCATGGGGTGCATACGGCAGGAACGGCTGCTGGGAATCCTGTTCAGGCAGCTTTTCTTGGGAGGATTTTTGAAATCAGTGGGGTGGCACCTGCTGCCTGGGTTATGAGCTATAAAGTCTTCTATCTGAGCCGGGAGGGTAAAATGACCTTCGAGACTCCCGAAGGTATTGCCGCACTGGAGGATATGGTGAGGGACGGGGCAGATGTGGTGAATTGTTCCTGGGGTACGGGGCCTTTCAGTACGGGTGGTGCATATGATCCTTTGGATACGGCTTTACTGAACGCGTGGCGGGCTGGGGTTTTTGTGGTGATGTCTGCAGGAAACAGCGGGCCGTATAGAGGGACTGCGGATCATCCTTCCGAAGAATATATCAGTGTTGCGGCCAGTACAACCGGTGGCAGCATTGCCGGCGGAAGCCTTGCCATAGCCGGACCTTTACCTGTTCCGGGAGAATACCTGAAGCTTGAGGTTGGAATTTCAGATTACGGGAAGATTCCTTCTCTTGGCTCCCGCAGCAGCTATTTTTTCAAAACAGCTGCCAGTGTGGAGCCGGATAATGTGACCGCCTGTGAACCCTTTGACGGTAAGCCCTTTGAGGGGTTGGCCACTGTGGTAAGAAGGGGAGGGTGCAATTTCGATGACAAAGTTCTGAATGCGTACAGGGCTGGTGCTGATTTTGTGGTGATCTATAACAATAATGGCGACGAGATTCGTGATCTTTCCTGTTATATGGAAAACTGTGATGAAGTAGGCGCCTTTGCTGTTTTTACGGGGGAGACTCATGGAAAGGCCCTTGAGAGCTGGTATGACAGTTATCAGGAGAGATCTGAATTGATTTTTGATTTTACACCCTATCAGCTGGGTAACCGTGCCGATGAAGTTGCTGATTTCAGCAGTCGCGGACCCGGAGTCGGGTATACGCTGAAACCGGATATCATGGCTCCCGGTGTGAATATTCTTTCTCAGGGATATGGACCCCTTGCAGAGGGTGAAGAAAAACATTTTGGTTTTGGTCAGGCTTCTGGAACATCCATGGCTGCCCCCCATATTGCCGGAGCTGCAGCCCTTTTAAAACAGCGTTACCCTTTATGGTCCAATGAGGATATTAAATCGGCTCTGATGTCCACGGCTAGATTTATGGATATCTACACCCACGATGGAAAACCGGCTCAGCCTCTGGACATGGGAGCGGGCAGGGTGGATCTGTCGAAGGCTGCGGATCCAGGAGTTATTCTCACACCCCCGTCCCTTGGTTTCGGGGTTGTGGAGAAGGAGGGAGAAAAAACACTTTCCCTTTCTCTCCGAAGCATTCTCCCGGAAGCAAAAACCTATCATATCAGCACTGTTTATACGGGAGATGGCTTTGATGCCGTCCGTCCTCTGGACGGTTTTCATGGGGAGCCTCTATCCCTTACCCTGCCAGCCTTTGGTACGGCTTCCATCAATGTGCGCTTTGAAGGAAAGGGTTCTGTGGGAGATCATCAGGGATATGTTCTGTTGGAAAGTGACACGCACCGGGTTCATTTTCCCGTATGGGCAAGGGTTCAGGAAGCCCGGGGCAGCGGTTCAAAAGTTCTTCTTCTGGATATGGACGGCAGTTCCTTTGATGGCAATCTGAAAAATTACAGAGACTATTATACAGATGCTCTCCATGCCCTTGGGAAAACCTGCGATGTACTGGATGTGAACCCGGACTTAAAAAATGTACAGCTTCCGGAGGCGGCTGTACTGGCAGCCTATGAGGCCGTACTCCTTTTTTCCGGAGACAGCAGCAAGTCGACCCTTGTGGGTGGAGACTTGGACCGTCTGATGGAGTACGTCAATGATGGTGGTCTGGTCATTGCCATGGGGCAGAATATGTTTTCCCGGGTTCTGGCGAACACGTCTTTCTTGTACAGCCGATTCAATGTCAGGGTTATTTCGGAAAGCGTTACGGGAGGGCAGTTGCCGGATTCTTATGTGATAGTTGCTGAAAATGTACCTCCTGCATTCAGGGATGTTTTTCTGGATCTGCGGGATGGTGGAGACGGAGCTTCCAATCATGGAAATATGGATGAGTTCAGTGAAGGTATTGTACGCTACCCCGGCAGAACTGCAGTGGGAAATGGTTATTTAGCACAGATTTCAAAGGGCCTGCTGACCCTTGAAAAACCTGCTCTTATTCAACCGGGGATTTTGGTGGCATCTGCCATGGGCCTGGAGGGAATGAACAATGATACCGGGGCTATGGCAAGGGAGGCCTTTCTGGGAAAAATATTCAGCTGGGCCTTGGATAAGCCGGATATGATGATAGAGGATGTATCTGAAAAGCATGAAAATCAGATGGAAATGAGCCGCTTTGAAGTAGGGTATTCTTCCGATACCGAAGGCATTGAACTTCTTTCCGTCCGTTGGGATATGGGAGACGGAAAAGGTTATCAAGGGCCATATGGGTTACCCATGATTGGTTATGTCTATGAAAAATGCGGACCCTATACCCTGCGTGCAGAGGTTCTGGACAGCTTTGGCAATCATACCATAAACAGTCTGGACGTGACCATTACCCGTTGTCTGAATAAAAATGAACCATCTTCCGGTTCTTCTTCCGGTTGCTTTATTGGTGAGCTGGCGGAAGGTTTGTAATATTTTCGCAGCGCCAGTATGATGTTCTGCAACCACATCATGTTCAGAACTTTTTCTGAAAGGAGTGTTGATGGCTGAGACCGCAGAGATGCATTATCTGAAAGACTACCGCCCCTTTGATTTTGAGCTGAAGTCAACCGGGCTGGATGTCTCTATCCATGGGACATTCGTAGACGTGACAGCCCGGCTTGTGATGGAGAGACGGCAGGACGGAGATGTGCAGGCCCCCCTTTTCCTCCACGGAGAAGATCTGGAAATTCTGGGAATATGGCTGGACGGTCGGTTGCTGGCACCAAGGGAGTTTTTGCAGGATGGTCAGGGTGTGACCTTTTTTGATGTGCCGGTTTCCTTTGAGCTTGTGACAAAGGTACGAATTTTTCCGGATACCAATACCGCACTGGAAGGTTTGTACCGGGCGGGGAGCATGCTCTGTACCCAGTGTGAGGCCGAAGGGTTTCGGAAAATAACCTTTTATCCGGACCGGCCCGATGTCATGGCCCCCTTCCATGTCCGCATTGAGGCGGACAGAAGCCTGTTTCCCGTTCTTCTGTCCAACGGTAATCCGGTGAAAAATGAAACTCTCCCGGGGAATCGTCATGCCGTATGCTGGGAGGACCCTTTTCCCAAGCCTTCCTATCTTTTTGCGCTGGTGGCGGGCGACCTCGCCTGTCAGAAAGATTTTTTTCGGACTGCCGATGGCAGGGATGTACAGCTTGCAATTTATACGGAGCATGAAAATGCAAATCAGTGCGAGCATGCCATGGTTTCTTTGAAAAAGGCCATGACGTGGGACGAGGATGTTTTTGGTCTGTCCTATGATCTGGATATGTACATGATTGTGGCCACCAATGATTTCAATATGGGGGCGATG
It encodes:
- a CDS encoding S8 family serine peptidase, which codes for MHRNTGRSIFSSSLGCLILWICFLLPSMVGAASTRLIVELEETPLVWRNDQNSSFMAKERLDFQQAETRRHLSAMEARQDKVLSSMRTAVSGLRLAVFRDEENRMREHRYSIVFNGFTVETNGEDTDSLMERLKGVPGVKAVYPVQSYSPSMYKSLDLIHAPVLWEHPVIGGKWKAGRGIRVASMDGGVHKNAPMFDPAGFSYPAGYPRGGLGLKANNNGKIIASRVYYRPGDPPAAGDMEPWPGPEGDSHGVHTAGTAAGNPVQAAFLGRIFEISGVAPAAWVMSYKVFYLSREGKMTFETPEGIAALEDMVRDGADVVNCSWGTGPFSTGGAYDPLDTALLNAWRAGVFVVMSAGNSGPYRGTADHPSEEYISVAASTTGGSIAGGSLAIAGPLPVPGEYLKLEVGISDYGKIPSLGSRSSYFFKTAASVEPDNVTACEPFDGKPFEGLATVVRRGGCNFDDKVLNAYRAGADFVVIYNNNGDEIRDLSCYMENCDEVGAFAVFTGETHGKALESWYDSYQERSELIFDFTPYQLGNRADEVADFSSRGPGVGYTLKPDIMAPGVNILSQGYGPLAEGEEKHFGFGQASGTSMAAPHIAGAAALLKQRYPLWSNEDIKSALMSTARFMDIYTHDGKPAQPLDMGAGRVDLSKAADPGVILTPPSLGFGVVEKEGEKTLSLSLRSILPEAKTYHISTVYTGDGFDAVRPLDGFHGEPLSLTLPAFGTASINVRFEGKGSVGDHQGYVLLESDTHRVHFPVWARVQEARGSGSKVLLLDMDGSSFDGNLKNYRDYYTDALHALGKTCDVLDVNPDLKNVQLPEAAVLAAYEAVLLFSGDSSKSTLVGGDLDRLMEYVNDGGLVIAMGQNMFSRVLANTSFLYSRFNVRVISESVTGGQLPDSYVIVAENVPPAFRDVFLDLRDGGDGASNHGNMDEFSEGIVRYPGRTAVGNGYLAQISKGLLTLEKPALIQPGILVASAMGLEGMNNDTGAMAREAFLGKIFSWALDKPDMMIEDVSEKHENQMEMSRFEVGYSSDTEGIELLSVRWDMGDGKGYQGPYGLPMIGYVYEKCGPYTLRAEVLDSFGNHTINSLDVTITRCLNKNEPSSGSSSGCFIGELAEGL